A window of the Schlesneria paludicola DSM 18645 genome harbors these coding sequences:
- a CDS encoding alginate lyase family protein, which produces MLRYFGPSWLMYRVYHAARMKTGLIRRQLPRRSWDELPLKPLLNDPNLADPERLANHRDTDSPRFFFDPTSRPGLKAQFAQWDSTTSPLEIANEVGLGTLRFFSHERVNVGFPPQWHVDPFTESSFPDDRHWSQIADFGAGDIKLVWETNRFGFVFPLVRSYWRTGDEQYAEMFWQLVESWRAANPPESGANWKCGQEISLRVMAWCFGLYGFTGSHASTPARIAMLIQMLAVSGQRIEANIGYALSQKNNHGLSEATGLWTIGGLFPELKHASRWATLGRRLLERQAFDLIYPDGAFSQHSMNYHRVMLHDYLWSIQLGNVLGQPFSQTLGERIAAAGDFVYQVQDHITGRVPCYGQDDGALILPLSNCDYRDFRPVVQAAHYLTTGERRFEQGPWDEDLLWLFEANPTGNLTEDQPETTPIDRSISDTAPSVRHDLNAADGGYWTLRSRDGFAMTRAGNFRHRPAQADLLHVDIWWRGENIAIDPGTFSYNSPPPWDNRLAHTAFHNTVTVDGLDQMERAGRFLWLPWARATSFGRHAVKQGDVACWNGEHNGYRRLPDPIIHRRGLLRLGADHWLVIDSLQGDKPHLYRLHWLLMDAPYQVDADSTSMTLMTSAGHYSVALACSSVDGAFEVARAEADSAVGWRSAYYHSREPAIAISQKATASRIVFATLFGPDATTPKIELDKVQVRGWDWNATISLNLSQRSGTPLVRSIETSGSLLNTSAASAPIRSLSEMTQCTSC; this is translated from the coding sequence TTGCTGCGGTACTTCGGCCCTTCGTGGCTGATGTATCGCGTCTACCATGCGGCACGAATGAAGACGGGACTGATCCGCCGTCAATTGCCCAGACGATCGTGGGATGAGCTGCCTCTGAAACCGCTTCTGAATGACCCGAATCTCGCCGACCCCGAACGGTTGGCGAATCACCGGGACACAGACTCGCCGCGTTTCTTTTTCGATCCCACGTCACGCCCCGGCCTCAAGGCTCAATTCGCGCAGTGGGACTCCACGACGAGCCCGCTTGAAATCGCAAATGAGGTTGGACTTGGAACGTTGCGATTCTTCTCGCACGAGCGGGTCAATGTTGGATTTCCTCCGCAATGGCATGTGGACCCTTTCACGGAGTCCTCGTTTCCCGACGACCGCCATTGGAGCCAGATCGCCGATTTTGGCGCCGGCGACATCAAACTTGTCTGGGAGACCAACCGGTTCGGATTCGTCTTTCCACTCGTACGTTCTTATTGGAGAACGGGCGACGAGCAGTACGCTGAGATGTTTTGGCAACTCGTCGAGAGCTGGCGCGCGGCGAATCCTCCGGAATCGGGAGCAAACTGGAAATGCGGACAGGAGATCAGCCTGCGCGTCATGGCGTGGTGTTTCGGCCTATATGGTTTTACCGGCAGCCACGCCTCGACACCTGCTCGAATCGCGATGCTGATTCAGATGCTGGCAGTCTCGGGTCAACGGATTGAGGCGAACATCGGATACGCCCTCAGCCAAAAGAACAATCATGGGCTCAGCGAAGCAACCGGGCTTTGGACCATCGGCGGATTGTTTCCCGAACTGAAGCACGCATCACGCTGGGCAACGCTCGGACGTCGGTTGCTTGAGCGACAGGCGTTTGACCTGATCTACCCGGACGGCGCCTTCTCGCAACATTCCATGAACTATCACCGGGTGATGCTACACGACTACCTCTGGTCGATTCAGCTCGGAAATGTCTTGGGACAACCGTTCTCCCAAACGCTTGGCGAACGAATTGCCGCTGCGGGAGACTTTGTCTACCAGGTGCAGGATCATATCACCGGACGCGTTCCCTGTTACGGACAGGACGACGGAGCCCTGATTCTGCCGCTCAGCAATTGTGACTATCGCGACTTTCGGCCCGTTGTTCAGGCGGCCCACTACCTCACGACGGGCGAACGTCGATTTGAGCAGGGACCGTGGGACGAAGATTTGCTCTGGCTTTTCGAGGCGAATCCGACCGGCAACCTGACTGAGGATCAACCCGAAACGACGCCGATCGACCGATCGATTTCGGACACGGCCCCTTCTGTTCGGCATGATCTGAACGCCGCCGACGGCGGCTACTGGACGCTGCGGTCACGCGATGGATTCGCGATGACGCGTGCCGGCAACTTCCGTCACCGACCGGCTCAAGCCGATCTGCTTCACGTCGACATCTGGTGGCGTGGCGAAAACATCGCAATCGATCCGGGCACGTTTAGCTACAACTCCCCTCCTCCCTGGGACAATCGACTGGCCCACACGGCGTTCCACAACACGGTCACTGTCGATGGTTTGGACCAGATGGAACGTGCAGGCCGATTTCTTTGGCTGCCGTGGGCGCGCGCCACATCGTTTGGTCGTCATGCCGTCAAGCAAGGCGATGTCGCGTGCTGGAACGGTGAGCACAATGGTTATCGACGCCTCCCCGATCCGATCATACATCGACGAGGCCTGCTACGGCTTGGAGCCGATCACTGGCTGGTCATCGATTCTCTTCAAGGCGACAAACCCCACCTGTACCGGTTGCATTGGCTGCTGATGGATGCACCGTATCAGGTCGATGCCGACTCCACGTCCATGACGTTGATGACGAGTGCAGGCCACTATTCGGTGGCGTTGGCATGCTCATCCGTTGACGGGGCCTTCGAGGTCGCCCGCGCGGAAGCCGATTCCGCCGTCGGTTGGCGTTCCGCCTACTATCACTCACGCGAGCCCGCGATTGCCATAAGTCAGAAGGCAACCGCATCACGGATCGTGTTTGCCACGCTGTTTGGGCCCGACGCCACAACACCCAAGATTGAACTGGACAAGGTCCAGGTTCGCGGATGGGACTGGAACGCAACGATTTCCCTGAATCTCTCGCAGAGATCAGGCACGCCACTTGTCAGATCAATTGAAACCAGTGGATCTCTGCTGAACACGTCCGCCGCATCGGCCCCAATTCGCTCACTTTCGGAGATGACCCAATGCACGTCCTGTTGA
- a CDS encoding aldose 1-epimerase family protein yields the protein MAIQTLVLTDADSGVHLDHGELRPNSRLNLAGSANWSIRWRTLRGGVSEGVDVVELDNGDLSLSILPTRGMGIWKGRFHDLPLEWKSPVERPVHPAYVNQLDRGGIGWLHGFNELLCRCGLAFLGPPGDDNGERITLHGRIANLPAHRVEVRVDTSGRGSLEVVGIVDECSMFGPRWRMTSTIRLEAGSSRCSIVDEITNLGGRASELSLLYHINVGRPFLEPYASYSVPSIEVAPRDARAAEGIETHSIYGAPVAGFAEQAYFHTPLGGADGWTTALLSNASGHAAFAVHFQTRQLPTFTVWKNTVAEADGYVTGLEPGIVFPNFRADERKMGRLPLIQPGHTYKSELALEVADTLESVRRIQERVHQLQGGATPVIHPQPIARLTPSAG from the coding sequence ATGGCGATTCAAACGCTCGTGTTGACCGATGCCGATTCGGGCGTCCATCTTGATCATGGAGAACTTCGCCCCAACAGCCGGTTGAATCTTGCGGGCTCGGCAAACTGGTCGATCCGATGGCGAACGCTACGCGGCGGAGTCTCGGAAGGGGTCGACGTGGTCGAACTCGACAACGGTGATTTATCGCTCTCTATTCTGCCCACGCGGGGGATGGGGATCTGGAAGGGTCGATTTCACGATTTGCCTCTTGAATGGAAATCTCCTGTCGAACGCCCCGTCCATCCCGCGTATGTCAACCAACTCGATCGCGGTGGGATTGGTTGGCTGCACGGATTCAACGAACTGCTCTGCCGTTGTGGTCTTGCGTTTCTGGGCCCGCCGGGCGACGACAACGGCGAGCGAATTACGCTGCACGGCCGAATTGCCAACTTGCCTGCACACCGGGTCGAAGTTCGGGTCGATACGTCTGGACGGGGATCACTCGAAGTCGTTGGCATTGTCGACGAATGCTCGATGTTTGGGCCGCGGTGGCGAATGACGTCCACGATTCGCCTCGAAGCCGGTTCGTCACGATGCTCAATCGTGGACGAGATCACCAATCTGGGCGGCCGCGCCTCCGAACTTTCGCTGCTCTACCACATCAACGTGGGCCGGCCATTTTTAGAGCCATACGCATCCTACTCGGTCCCCAGCATCGAAGTTGCGCCGCGCGATGCCCGCGCCGCGGAAGGAATCGAAACGCACTCGATCTACGGCGCGCCTGTCGCGGGATTCGCCGAACAGGCGTATTTCCACACGCCACTGGGCGGTGCCGACGGCTGGACGACAGCGCTGCTCTCAAACGCCAGTGGTCACGCCGCATTCGCGGTCCATTTTCAAACGCGCCAACTCCCCACGTTCACAGTCTGGAAGAACACCGTCGCGGAAGCCGATGGCTATGTCACCGGACTCGAACCAGGCATCGTCTTCCCGAATTTCCGTGCAGATGAACGGAAAATGGGACGGCTACCGCTCATCCAGCCTGGCCACACGTACAAGTCAGAACTGGCCCTCGAAGTGGCCGACACCCTCGAATCGGTGCGGCGGATTCAGGAACGGGTTCACCAGCTTCAGGGAGGCGCAACTCCCGTCATCCATCCGCAGCCGATCGCACGATTGACCCCGTCCGCCGGATAG
- the wecB gene encoding non-hydrolyzing UDP-N-acetylglucosamine 2-epimerase translates to MHVLHVVGARPNFMKVAPVHAEFRGRSQVRQTLVHTGQHYDANLSDIFFEQLQIPRPDVSLEVGSGSHAVQTAEIMIRFEKTILERQPDLVLVYGDVNSTVAATLVCAKIGTKIAHVEAGLRSFDRTMPEEINRLVTDQLADLLLIPSEEAEGNLLREGVAREKIHFVGNVMIDTLRTLLPQARMPQVTGLGDRYALVTLHRPSNVDEPESLRRILETLTTISESMQIVFPVHPRTKARIESLGYRFENSDRIFAIPPTGYLECLALQQRATVVVTDSGGLQEETTALGVPCLTVRENTERPITITHGTNTLVGTDMNMLLDEVSKVLAGQGKGGRIPPLWDGRASKRIADIVLGVEAQTVRRAA, encoded by the coding sequence ATGCACGTTCTGCATGTTGTTGGCGCGCGACCCAATTTCATGAAGGTCGCTCCTGTCCATGCCGAGTTTCGTGGACGCTCGCAGGTGCGACAAACCCTTGTGCACACGGGCCAGCACTACGACGCCAATCTTTCGGACATCTTCTTCGAACAGTTGCAGATCCCCCGGCCAGACGTCTCGCTGGAAGTCGGTTCGGGATCGCACGCGGTGCAAACGGCCGAAATCATGATTCGTTTCGAGAAGACGATTCTCGAACGTCAACCAGACCTTGTCCTTGTCTACGGTGATGTGAACTCGACGGTCGCCGCGACGCTCGTTTGCGCGAAGATCGGGACAAAGATCGCACATGTCGAAGCGGGACTTCGGTCGTTTGATCGAACGATGCCCGAAGAAATCAACCGACTTGTGACGGATCAGTTGGCAGACCTGTTGCTGATTCCGTCGGAAGAGGCCGAGGGCAATCTGCTGCGTGAAGGCGTCGCCCGCGAGAAAATCCATTTCGTCGGGAACGTCATGATCGACACACTGCGAACGCTGCTGCCGCAGGCACGCATGCCCCAGGTGACCGGACTGGGCGACCGATATGCCTTGGTGACGTTGCATCGCCCATCGAACGTGGACGAACCAGAATCGCTTCGTCGAATCCTGGAAACATTGACCACGATCAGTGAAAGCATGCAAATCGTTTTCCCTGTCCACCCTCGGACCAAGGCTCGGATCGAAAGTCTCGGGTATCGATTCGAGAACTCCGACCGGATCTTCGCGATTCCTCCAACCGGCTATCTGGAGTGTCTGGCCCTTCAGCAACGAGCCACGGTCGTCGTCACTGATTCGGGAGGGCTGCAGGAAGAAACAACCGCATTGGGTGTCCCTTGCCTGACCGTGCGCGAGAATACCGAACGGCCCATCACGATCACGCATGGAACGAATACGCTGGTCGGCACCGACATGAACATGCTGCTGGACGAAGTCTCGAAAGTTCTGGCAGGTCAAGGAAAAGGTGGCCGGATCCCACCACTCTGGGACGGTCGGGCCTCGAAACGAATCGCCGATATCGTGCTGGGTGTGGAAGCTCAGACGGTGCGACGAGCCGCATAG
- a CDS encoding glycosyltransferase family 2 protein: MVPEEFDSNVRPYSQEWYATLRSTLGGTACHQLGLYAIPDDFVLSVVIPIYNEERTLRVLIDRVRAVPIKKELVLVEDCSKDGTREILKQLEREAADNPDPMNEIRVSYHEVNQGKGAAVRTGFSLAKGDAIIIQDADLEYNPSEYSRLLRPIIQGVADVVYGSRFLGDQEHRVLYFWHSIGNKVLTLVSNGFTNLNLTDMETCYKVFTREALADIWGTLKQNRFGIEPELTAKIARRKLRVFEMSISYHGRTYQEGKHIGMKDGFQALWCILRYWWKD; this comes from the coding sequence ATGGTCCCCGAGGAATTCGACAGCAATGTACGACCTTATTCGCAGGAATGGTACGCGACGCTGAGGTCGACATTGGGCGGCACCGCGTGCCATCAACTGGGGCTCTATGCCATACCAGACGATTTTGTGTTGTCAGTGGTCATCCCAATCTACAATGAAGAAAGAACCTTACGGGTTCTGATTGATCGGGTGCGAGCGGTTCCGATCAAGAAAGAGCTGGTTCTGGTTGAAGATTGCAGTAAGGATGGGACGCGCGAAATCCTGAAGCAGCTTGAGCGGGAAGCGGCTGACAATCCCGATCCGATGAATGAGATTCGAGTTTCGTATCACGAAGTAAATCAGGGCAAAGGAGCAGCAGTTCGTACTGGGTTTTCGCTGGCGAAGGGCGACGCGATCATCATTCAGGATGCCGATCTGGAATACAATCCGTCTGAGTATTCGCGGTTGCTTCGGCCGATCATCCAGGGAGTGGCGGACGTGGTGTACGGAAGCCGCTTTCTCGGAGACCAAGAACACCGTGTCCTTTATTTCTGGCATTCTATCGGGAACAAAGTCCTGACGCTGGTCTCGAACGGGTTCACCAATCTGAACCTGACCGATATGGAGACGTGTTACAAGGTCTTTACTCGTGAGGCACTTGCGGATATTTGGGGGACTTTGAAACAGAATCGATTCGGGATTGAGCCCGAACTGACGGCGAAGATTGCCAGGCGAAAACTACGCGTGTTCGAGATGTCGATCAGCTATCACGGTCGGACCTATCAGGAAGGAAAGCACATTGGGATGAAAGATGGATTTCAAGCTCTGTGGTGCATTCTTCGCTATTGGTGGAAGGATTAG
- a CDS encoding glycosyltransferase family 4 protein, translating into MKIVHYITRLIVGGAQENTLLTVEDQHHLFGDQVTLITGPGLGPEGSLEDRARRGGLDLRLLDDSRRAIHPWRDWKTYRDLQRMLREIKPDLLHTHSSKAGIIGRAAAAKLGLPCVHTIHGASFHFGQHPLAYRLYEQLERWAAPRTARFISVCDAMTDQYVAAKVAPRDKFVTVYSGFDVEPFLVPPRSPQVVRAELGLKPDHVVIGKVARLFPLKGHEYLIKAARAVVDRCPAVRFLLVGDGILRPQFEEDLRTQGLRDHFVFAGLVPPEQVPELIHAMDIVVHTSVWEGLARVLPQGLIAGKPVVSYDIDGAKEVVIPGQTGFLIPPRQIDLLSAALCELASDPELRRCLGDTGRDRFTDRFRHQTMTKQIREVYASVLNGSHS; encoded by the coding sequence ATGAAGATCGTTCATTACATTACGCGGCTCATCGTCGGGGGTGCCCAAGAGAATACGCTGCTGACGGTTGAAGATCAGCATCACCTGTTCGGCGACCAGGTCACGTTGATTACGGGACCGGGGCTGGGACCCGAAGGTTCGCTCGAAGACCGCGCGCGACGTGGCGGACTGGATCTCAGGCTGCTCGACGATTCACGTCGAGCCATCCATCCTTGGCGGGACTGGAAAACGTATCGTGATCTTCAGCGAATGCTGCGTGAAATCAAGCCAGATCTGCTTCACACCCATTCGTCAAAGGCGGGGATTATCGGACGGGCGGCGGCCGCAAAGCTGGGTCTGCCCTGTGTCCATACCATCCACGGGGCGTCGTTTCATTTTGGACAGCATCCGCTCGCGTACCGGCTGTACGAACAGCTCGAACGCTGGGCCGCACCGCGAACGGCGCGGTTCATTTCGGTTTGTGACGCGATGACGGATCAATACGTCGCAGCGAAGGTGGCACCGCGCGACAAGTTTGTCACCGTCTACAGTGGCTTTGACGTCGAGCCGTTTCTCGTACCTCCACGCAGTCCACAGGTGGTTCGTGCGGAATTGGGCTTGAAGCCGGACCATGTCGTGATTGGCAAAGTGGCGCGATTGTTTCCACTGAAAGGGCACGAATATCTGATCAAAGCGGCCCGAGCCGTGGTCGATCGCTGTCCCGCCGTTCGATTCTTGCTTGTTGGCGATGGCATTCTGCGTCCGCAGTTCGAAGAAGACCTGCGAACGCAGGGGCTGCGAGATCACTTTGTCTTCGCGGGGCTCGTTCCACCCGAGCAAGTGCCAGAGCTGATCCATGCGATGGATATTGTTGTCCATACCAGTGTTTGGGAAGGCCTTGCACGCGTGCTTCCTCAGGGCCTGATCGCGGGTAAACCGGTTGTAAGCTATGACATTGATGGAGCCAAAGAGGTGGTGATCCCGGGCCAAACGGGATTCCTGATTCCGCCTCGGCAAATTGACCTGCTTTCCGCGGCGCTGTGCGAACTGGCGTCCGATCCGGAGCTGCGGAGATGCTTGGGGGACACCGGCCGGGACCGATTCACGGATCGATTTCGGCATCAAACGATGACGAAACAGATCCGTGAGGTCTATGCGTCGGTCCTGAATGGTTCCCACTCGTGA
- the ftsH gene encoding ATP-dependent zinc metalloprotease FtsH yields MTDDSPSRGPDSSSPRRDPRRESSGTVFSSSWGMLFAVGVIIAVILFSLSTPKNSNVDYVFVWKQAEKKNIDFVEFQGESVRGRWKVIPESPDSKVGKLTEEFEMILPVPLDHELKDHLLKNGVIIKAKSANGAFSSREFLWLLIQILPFAFLFWVLWSMIRRNSDPFGSGPLGSFIRSPAKRFKPNEHQTTFDDVAAMEHAKQDLQEVVEFLKTPAKFQRLGAQIPKGVLLMGPPGTGKTLLARATAGEAGVPFYAINGSEFIQMFVGVGASRVRDMFRTAKENAPCILFVDEIDAVGRIRGAGLGGGHDEREQTLNQILSEMDGFQQTEAVIVIAATNRPDVLDPALLRPGRFDRHVTVDRPTKTGRAAILKVHSRKVPLNDDVNLEKVAAGSIGFSGAELKNLVNEAALNAARDNRDNVTSEDFDQARDKILMGPKREEVLGPKERKMTAYHEAGHALLAWLLSEVDSVHKVTVIPRGRALGVTQLMPDEDRYNIGEKRLHSQLAFMLGGRAAEKMVFNEYSAGAEDDLKRATQIARRMVTRWGMSEAIGPVAFRDGEEHPFLGKEMASDQREYSDNTARVIDAEVQRFLIQADQRAVEILTEHRQKLDALTDALVEKESLDLDEITAIIGPPSSRDEI; encoded by the coding sequence ATGACTGATGATTCCCCTTCACGTGGCCCGGATTCTTCCTCACCACGTCGAGATCCGCGTCGTGAAAGCAGTGGGACGGTCTTTTCCTCGTCGTGGGGGATGTTGTTTGCCGTCGGGGTGATTATCGCCGTCATCTTGTTCAGCCTTTCGACGCCGAAGAATTCGAACGTCGACTACGTATTTGTCTGGAAGCAGGCGGAAAAGAAGAACATCGACTTTGTCGAATTCCAGGGCGAGAGCGTCAGGGGACGCTGGAAAGTGATTCCCGAGTCGCCGGACAGCAAGGTTGGAAAGCTGACCGAAGAGTTCGAGATGATTCTTCCTGTTCCGCTCGACCACGAACTGAAAGACCATCTGCTGAAGAACGGCGTCATTATCAAGGCGAAGTCAGCCAATGGCGCGTTCAGCTCGCGAGAATTCCTCTGGCTATTGATCCAGATCCTGCCGTTCGCATTCCTGTTCTGGGTCTTGTGGAGCATGATCCGCCGCAATAGCGATCCATTTGGATCTGGCCCGCTGGGAAGTTTCATTCGCAGCCCGGCGAAGCGATTCAAGCCGAACGAACACCAGACCACTTTCGATGATGTCGCGGCTATGGAGCATGCGAAGCAGGACCTGCAGGAAGTTGTTGAATTCCTCAAGACACCCGCAAAATTTCAGCGCCTGGGAGCTCAAATTCCTAAGGGTGTGCTGCTAATGGGGCCGCCCGGGACCGGAAAAACCCTGCTGGCACGCGCCACCGCAGGTGAGGCCGGCGTTCCGTTCTACGCGATCAATGGCTCTGAATTCATTCAGATGTTTGTCGGCGTCGGGGCGAGCCGCGTTCGCGATATGTTCCGCACTGCAAAGGAAAATGCTCCATGCATCCTGTTCGTCGACGAGATCGACGCCGTCGGTCGCATTCGAGGTGCTGGCCTGGGCGGTGGTCATGACGAACGTGAGCAGACACTCAATCAGATTCTCAGTGAAATGGACGGTTTTCAGCAAACGGAAGCGGTAATCGTCATCGCCGCCACCAACCGTCCTGATGTTCTCGATCCCGCGCTGTTACGTCCGGGGCGTTTTGACCGACATGTCACCGTCGATCGGCCGACCAAAACCGGTCGCGCCGCGATATTGAAAGTGCACAGCCGCAAGGTTCCGCTGAACGATGACGTCAATCTTGAGAAGGTTGCGGCCGGATCGATCGGATTCTCGGGGGCCGAACTCAAAAATCTCGTCAACGAAGCCGCGCTGAACGCCGCACGTGACAATCGCGATAATGTGACGTCGGAAGACTTCGACCAGGCGCGTGACAAGATTCTGATGGGCCCCAAACGCGAAGAAGTTCTGGGACCCAAGGAACGCAAGATGACTGCCTATCACGAGGCAGGGCATGCCCTGCTGGCCTGGCTTCTGTCTGAAGTCGACTCGGTCCACAAGGTCACCGTGATTCCCCGTGGCCGGGCCTTGGGCGTCACACAATTGATGCCGGACGAAGATCGTTACAACATCGGCGAAAAGCGTTTGCACTCGCAACTGGCGTTCATGCTGGGGGGCCGTGCGGCTGAGAAAATGGTCTTCAATGAGTATTCCGCAGGTGCGGAAGACGACTTGAAACGCGCCACGCAAATTGCGCGGCGAATGGTCACACGCTGGGGGATGAGCGAGGCGATTGGTCCGGTGGCGTTTCGCGATGGGGAAGAGCATCCCTTCCTTGGCAAGGAAATGGCCAGCGATCAGCGCGAGTACAGCGACAATACGGCGCGCGTCATCGATGCGGAAGTGCAGCGTTTCTTGATTCAAGCGGATCAACGTGCCGTAGAGATTCTGACGGAGCACCGTCAAAAACTGGACGCGTTGACCGACGCGCTCGTAGAAAAAGAGTCGCTTGATTTGGACGAAATCACCGCGATTATCGGGCCACCTTCCAGTCGAGACGAAATCTGA
- a CDS encoding glycosyltransferase family 4 protein, whose translation MHVLLIHQAFVSPDDAGGTRHYELARRFVDGGQQFSIVASDLSYLSGKKCSAEAHVQDFDGVQVRRAWTYSALHRSFVWRVVSFLSFMISSIWVALKVKNVDLVIGTSPPIFQAVSAWVISVIKWRPFLLEIRDLWPEFAIDMGVLKNPVLIWMSRRLERFLYSQANHLLVNSPAYRDYLIDLGIPAAKISFIANGVDPDMFVTEKKSGRLRKEYLLQDKFIVTYAGAMGMANNLEIVLEAAATLSDLPDVHFLMVGDGKDRKKLDEATERLQLTNVTFTGSRPKSQMPEILAESDVCLAVLRDIPMFRTTYPNKVFDYMAAARPVVLAIDGVIRQVIEAADGGIPVPPGNPTAMANAVRTLYQNRPRSEQMGQQARDYVIKHFDRNQQAQQFGELIHQVGKKRAA comes from the coding sequence ATGCACGTCCTGTTGATTCACCAAGCATTCGTGTCGCCCGATGACGCAGGCGGAACGCGGCACTACGAATTGGCTCGACGTTTCGTCGATGGCGGCCAGCAATTTTCGATCGTCGCCAGTGACCTGAGTTATCTGAGTGGTAAGAAATGCAGTGCGGAAGCACACGTGCAGGACTTCGATGGCGTCCAGGTTCGACGCGCGTGGACCTACTCGGCCCTGCATCGCAGTTTCGTATGGCGAGTCGTGTCGTTCCTGTCGTTCATGATCAGTTCCATCTGGGTGGCTCTGAAAGTCAAGAATGTCGATCTGGTCATCGGAACATCGCCGCCGATTTTCCAAGCGGTTTCGGCCTGGGTCATTTCAGTCATTAAGTGGCGCCCATTCCTCTTGGAAATCCGCGACCTATGGCCCGAATTCGCCATCGATATGGGCGTTCTCAAAAATCCCGTTCTGATCTGGATGTCGCGACGTCTGGAACGATTCCTTTATTCGCAAGCGAACCATCTTTTGGTGAATTCGCCAGCCTATCGCGACTACCTGATCGATCTGGGAATTCCTGCCGCGAAGATCAGCTTCATCGCGAACGGCGTCGACCCTGACATGTTTGTGACAGAAAAGAAGTCTGGCCGGCTTCGTAAAGAATACCTCCTTCAAGACAAGTTTATCGTGACCTATGCCGGCGCCATGGGAATGGCGAACAATCTCGAAATCGTCCTGGAAGCCGCGGCTACACTGAGCGACCTGCCCGATGTCCACTTCCTCATGGTGGGTGATGGAAAGGACAGAAAGAAGCTGGACGAAGCGACCGAGCGTTTGCAATTGACCAATGTCACCTTCACCGGGTCACGCCCCAAATCGCAAATGCCCGAGATTCTCGCCGAATCGGACGTTTGTCTTGCCGTGCTGCGTGATATTCCGATGTTTCGCACGACGTATCCGAACAAGGTCTTCGACTACATGGCCGCCGCCCGTCCCGTCGTGCTTGCGATCGACGGTGTGATTCGACAAGTGATCGAGGCCGCTGACGGAGGAATTCCGGTCCCACCCGGAAATCCGACGGCCATGGCGAATGCCGTTCGAACGCTCTACCAAAACCGACCACGCAGTGAGCAGATGGGACAGCAAGCACGTGATTATGTGATCAAGCACTTTGATCGCAATCAGCAGGCGCAGCAGTTTGGCGAGCTCATCCATCAGGTCGGCAAGAAAAGGGCAGCCTGA